One region of Takifugu flavidus isolate HTHZ2018 chromosome 14, ASM371156v2, whole genome shotgun sequence genomic DNA includes:
- the LOC130537288 gene encoding protein NLRC3-like isoform X2, with amino-acid sequence MSECVMEEEERAESTVPSCVSMKSDWSKDRPENFGIGPQGSPLQMDEDRAESTVPSWVSLKSDQSKDRPIDFRSSEEIERGEHILSNWDQAAPPGESSCSQSGSRSGDAEMKPKQRSDLQEVIEGHKMSLKRRCEHVTEGTNEAGSGTLLNKIYTELYITEGQSEEVDTQHEVRQLERTSKKNIQDTPIKCQDIFKVLSEQQRHIRVVLTNGVAGVGKTFSVQKFSLDWAEGLENQDISLVLPLSWRELNLIRDEQHSLLSLLHVFHPTLQKIRAEDLTVWKLLFIFDGLDESRFSLGFNKHQVISDVTQVSSVEVLLVNLIQGNLLPSALIWITSRPAAAYQIPPSCVDRITEVRGFTDSQKEEYFRRRFSDEDLSKRIISHIKASRSLHIMCLIPVFCWITAIVLEDMMTRDQRGELPQTLTDLYSHFLRVQIKRKRQKYGGKQRPEELTEADKELLLKLGRLAFEHLEKGNIMFYSEDLERCGLDVSEVSVYSGVCTEIFKRECDLPEISLLLCSSERSGVSGCRLHVPLLHQERHSGYKSVPKIF; translated from the exons atgagcgaatgtgtgatggaagaggaagagagagcagagtccacagtgcccagctgtgtgtccatgaagagcgactggtccaaagaccGCCCTGAAAACTTCGgcattggacctcaaggctcacctttaca gatggacgaggacagagcagagtccacagtgcccagctgggtgtccctgaagagcgacCAGTCCAAAGATAGAccaatagacttcagaagttcagaggaaat tgagaggggggagcacatcctatcaaactgggaccaggcagctccaccaggagagtcctcttgttcacaatctggaagcagatctggagatgctgaaatgaagcccaaacaaa gaagtgatctgcaggaggtgatagaaggtcataagatgagtctgaagagaagatgtgaacatgtgactgaaggaactaatgaagcaggaagtggaaccctgctgaacaagatctacactgagctctacatcactgagggacaaagtgaggaggtggacacacaacatgaggtgagacagcttgagagaacctccaagaagaacatccaggacactccaatcaagtgccaggacatcttcaaagtcttatctgagcaacagagacacatcagagtggttctgaccaacggtgtcgccggcgttggaaaaaccttctcagtgcagaagttcagtctggactgggcagaaggtttggagaaccaagacatcagtctggtgcttccgctctcatggagggagctgaacttgatcagagatgagcagcacagtcttctctcactgcttcatgttttccatccaacattacagaagatcagagcagaagatctgactgtctggaaacttctgttcatctttgatggcctggatgaaagcagattttcactgggtttcaacaagcatcaggtcatctctgatgtcacacaagtatcgtcagttgaggtgctcctggtgaacctcatccaggggaacctgcttccctcagctctcatctggatcacctccagacctgcagcagcctatcagattcctccctcgtgtgttgacaggatcacagaagtacgaggcttcactgactcccagaaggaggagtacttcaggaggaggttcagtgatgaagatctgtccaagagaatcatctcacacatcaaggcctccaggagcctccacatcatgtgtctgatcccagttttctgctggatcactgctatagttctggaggacatgatgaccagagaccagagaggagagctgccccaaaccctgactgacctctactcacacttcctgagggttcagataaagaggaagcggcagaagtatggaggaaagcagagaccagaggaactgactgaggctgataaagaactccttctgaagttgggtcggctggcgtttgaacatctggagaaaggaaacatcatgttctactcagaagacctggagcgatgtggactggacgtctccgaggtgtcggtgtactcgggagtttgtacagagatcttcaagagagagtgcgatcttccagaaatcagtctactgctttgttcatctgagcgttcaggagtttctggctgccgtctacatgttccactgttacaccaggaaagacacagcggttataaatcagttcctaaaatattctga
- the LOC130537288 gene encoding protein NLRC3-like isoform X1: protein MSRLFLLNRLDSHLKMSECVMEEEERAESTVPSCVSMKSDWSKDRPENFGIGPQGSPLQMDEDRAESTVPSWVSLKSDQSKDRPIDFRSSEEIERGEHILSNWDQAAPPGESSCSQSGSRSGDAEMKPKQRSDLQEVIEGHKMSLKRRCEHVTEGTNEAGSGTLLNKIYTELYITEGQSEEVDTQHEVRQLERTSKKNIQDTPIKCQDIFKVLSEQQRHIRVVLTNGVAGVGKTFSVQKFSLDWAEGLENQDISLVLPLSWRELNLIRDEQHSLLSLLHVFHPTLQKIRAEDLTVWKLLFIFDGLDESRFSLGFNKHQVISDVTQVSSVEVLLVNLIQGNLLPSALIWITSRPAAAYQIPPSCVDRITEVRGFTDSQKEEYFRRRFSDEDLSKRIISHIKASRSLHIMCLIPVFCWITAIVLEDMMTRDQRGELPQTLTDLYSHFLRVQIKRKRQKYGGKQRPEELTEADKELLLKLGRLAFEHLEKGNIMFYSEDLERCGLDVSEVSVYSGVCTEIFKRECDLPEISLLLCSSERSGVSGCRLHVPLLHQERHSGYKSVPKIF, encoded by the exons atgtcaag actgttcctgcttaaccgtttagactcacatttaaaaatgagcgaatgtgtgatggaagaggaagagagagcagagtccacagtgcccagctgtgtgtccatgaagagcgactggtccaaagaccGCCCTGAAAACTTCGgcattggacctcaaggctcacctttaca gatggacgaggacagagcagagtccacagtgcccagctgggtgtccctgaagagcgacCAGTCCAAAGATAGAccaatagacttcagaagttcagaggaaat tgagaggggggagcacatcctatcaaactgggaccaggcagctccaccaggagagtcctcttgttcacaatctggaagcagatctggagatgctgaaatgaagcccaaacaaa gaagtgatctgcaggaggtgatagaaggtcataagatgagtctgaagagaagatgtgaacatgtgactgaaggaactaatgaagcaggaagtggaaccctgctgaacaagatctacactgagctctacatcactgagggacaaagtgaggaggtggacacacaacatgaggtgagacagcttgagagaacctccaagaagaacatccaggacactccaatcaagtgccaggacatcttcaaagtcttatctgagcaacagagacacatcagagtggttctgaccaacggtgtcgccggcgttggaaaaaccttctcagtgcagaagttcagtctggactgggcagaaggtttggagaaccaagacatcagtctggtgcttccgctctcatggagggagctgaacttgatcagagatgagcagcacagtcttctctcactgcttcatgttttccatccaacattacagaagatcagagcagaagatctgactgtctggaaacttctgttcatctttgatggcctggatgaaagcagattttcactgggtttcaacaagcatcaggtcatctctgatgtcacacaagtatcgtcagttgaggtgctcctggtgaacctcatccaggggaacctgcttccctcagctctcatctggatcacctccagacctgcagcagcctatcagattcctccctcgtgtgttgacaggatcacagaagtacgaggcttcactgactcccagaaggaggagtacttcaggaggaggttcagtgatgaagatctgtccaagagaatcatctcacacatcaaggcctccaggagcctccacatcatgtgtctgatcccagttttctgctggatcactgctatagttctggaggacatgatgaccagagaccagagaggagagctgccccaaaccctgactgacctctactcacacttcctgagggttcagataaagaggaagcggcagaagtatggaggaaagcagagaccagaggaactgactgaggctgataaagaactccttctgaagttgggtcggctggcgtttgaacatctggagaaaggaaacatcatgttctactcagaagacctggagcgatgtggactggacgtctccgaggtgtcggtgtactcgggagtttgtacagagatcttcaagagagagtgcgatcttccagaaatcagtctactgctttgttcatctgagcgttcaggagtttctggctgccgtctacatgttccactgttacaccaggaaagacacagcggttataaatcagttcctaaaatattctga